In Rutidosis leptorrhynchoides isolate AG116_Rl617_1_P2 chromosome 2, CSIRO_AGI_Rlap_v1, whole genome shotgun sequence, one genomic interval encodes:
- the LOC139893591 gene encoding sulfate transporter 4.1, chloroplastic-like: MPTPTNRNVKIIPFQHPYTGGDTATTSSTSSSVSRLREKFDRMKMIDWIEMFIPCSRWIRTYNWREYLQPDLVSGVTVGIMLVPQSMSYAKLAGLQPIYGLYTGLVPIFVYAVFGSSRQLAVGPVALVSLLVSNVLGNFDASGELYTELAILLSLMVGILECTMGLLRLGWIIRFISHSVISGFTTASAIVIALSQAKYFLGYSVERSSEIIPLIRSIIAGADQFSWPPFVMGSTILAIMLIMKHLGKSRKNFRFLRAGGPLTAVVLGTTFVKIFHPSSISVVGNIPQGLPSFSIPKEFAHAKSLISTTFLITGVAILESVGIAKALAAKNGYELDSNQELFGLGVANIFGSFFSAYPATGSFSRSAVNHESGAKTGLSGIIMGIIICCTLLFMTPLFECIPQCALAAIVVSAVIGLVDYEEAMFLWQVDKKDFTLWTITSATTLFLGLEIGVLVGVGFSLAFVIHESANPHMAVLGRLPGTTVYRNTRQYPEAYTYNGIVVVRIDAPFYFANTSFIKDRLREYEISVDQSTSRRGPEVERICFVILELAPVTYVDSSAVQALKELYQEYKLRNIQIAIANPNHDVLITLSKSGFIDLVGKEWCFVRVHDAVQVCLQYVQTSVHSPRAPRQSKERLTLHSSSSYTDLLKLKERRKDDLYADEMESGERQRLISRDSDPTLEPLLEEKSD; encoded by the exons ATGCCAACGCCAACTAATCGGAATGTTAAAATTATTCCGTTTCAACATCCGTACACCGGCGGAGATACTGCAACAACGTCGTCGACGTCATCATCGGTTTCGAGATTGAGAGAGAAGTTTGATCGGATGAAAATGATTGACTGGATAGAAATGTTTATTCCTTGTTCACGGTGGATTCGTACTTACAATTGGCGCGAATATTTACAACCGGATTTAGTTTCTGGTGTTACCGTCGGTATAATGCTCGTTCCGCag TCTATGTCATATGCAAAGCTAGCTGGACTTCAACCAATATATGGACTTT ATACTGGCTTAGTGCCTATATTTGTGTACGCCGTATTCGGGTCATCGCGTCAGCTTGCTGTTGGTCCAGTTGCCTTAGTTTCATTATTAGTCTCTAATGTTCTAGGCAATTTTGATGCATCTGGTGAATTATATACGGAACTAGCCATATTATTGTCACTAATGGTTGGGATTCTAGAATGCACTATGGGACTCTTGAG GCTAGGATGGATTATCCGATTTATAAGCCATTCTGTGATTTCTGGCTTCACGACTGCTTCGGCCATTGTTATAGCCCTGTCTCAAGCGAAATATTTTTTGGGCTATAGTGTAGAAAGAAGCAGTGAAATTATTCCACTAATTAGGAGTATAATAGCTGGCGCAGATCAG TTCTCATGGCCTCCTTTTGTGATGGGGTCAACTATTCTTGCAATTATGCTGATCATGAAGCACTTG GGAAAATCAAGGAAAAATTTTCGGTTTTTGCGAGCAGGTGGTCCCCTTACTGCAGTTGTTCTGGGTACAACTTTTGTGAAAATATTTCACCCGTCTTCCATTTCTGTG GTGGGAAATATACCGCAAGGGCTTCCCTCGTTTTCCATCCCTAAAGAGTTTGCGCATGCGAAGTCTTTAATCTCTACAACGTTTCTTATTACTGGAGTGGCCATATTG GAATCTGTAGGGATTGCTAAAGCCCTTGCTGCAAAGAATGGTTATGAATTGGATTCAAATCAAGAG TTGTTTGGGCTCGGGGTAGCCAATATTTTTGGGTCCTTTTTCTCAGCATATCCTGCAACAG GTTCCTTCTCAAGGTCAGCAGTTAATCATGAAAGTGGCGCGAAAACTGGACTGTCGGGTATTATTATGGGCATCATAATATGTTGCACTCTGTTATTCATGACACCATTGTTTGAATGCATACCCCAG TGTGCTCTAGCCGCTATTGTGGTCTCTGCTGTAATTGGGCTG GTGGACTATGAAGAGGCAATGTTTTTGTGGCAAGTTGATAAAAAAGATTTTACTCTTTGGACAATTACTAGTGCAACTACACTATTCCTGGGGTTGGAGATTGGTGTCCTTGTTGGG GTTGGTTTTTCTCTTGCTTTTGTGATTCATGAATCGGCAAACCCACATATGG CTGTGTTGGGGCGTCTTCCTGGCACAACTGTGTACCGAAACACTCGACAATACCCAGAGGCATACACATACAATGGGATCGTGGTTGTTCGAATAGATGCACCTTTCTATTTTGCCAATACAAGCTTTATAAAAGACAG GCTGCGGGAGTATGAAATTTCGGTTGACCAGTCTACTAGCAGACGTGGACCAGAAGTTGAAAGAATATGCTTTGTAATTCTGGAGTTGGCAC CTGTTACCTATGTCGACTCCAGTGCAGTTCAAGCTTTGAAAGAGTTATATCAAGAATACAAGTTGAGAAACATCCAG ATAGCCATTGCAAATCCAAACCATGATGTTCTCATAACTCTATCGAAATCCGGATTTATCGATCTTGTTGGAAAAGAATGGTGTTTTGTAAGAGTGCACGATGCTGTTCAAGTTTGTCTTCAGTACGTTCAGACCTCGGTCCACTCACCCAGAGCACCACGACAATCGAAAGAGAGACTAACACTTCATAGCAGTTCGAGTTATACAGACCTTCTGAAGCTGAAAGAAAGACGTAAAGACGACTTATATGCAGATGAAATGGAGTCAGGTGAAAGACAACGTTTAATATCCAGAGATTCGGACCCCACTCTGGAGCCATTGTTGGAGGAGAAATCTGACTAA
- the LOC139893592 gene encoding glutathione S-transferase DHAR2-like: MEIEICVKAAAGAPDVLGDCPFCQRVLLTLEEKKVPYNTHLIDFSNKPEWFLEVNPEGKVPLIKFDEKWISDSDAIVGLIEEKFPEPSLLTPPELTSVGSKIFPKFIAFLKSKDENDGTEQALVDELKALDEHLKNNGPYINGDKITAVDLGLAPKLYHLEVALGHFKKWTVPESLNHVHNYIKLLFSLPSFEKTKPPKEEYVIAGWAPKVNA, translated from the exons ATGGAGATTGAGATCTGTGTGAAAGCTGCTGCTGGTGCACCTGATGTTCTTGGAGACT GTCCATTTTGCCAGAGGGTTCTTTTGACTCTTGAAGAGAAGAAAGTGCCTTACAATACTCATCTTATTGATTTTAGCAACAAACCTGAATG GTTTCTTGAAGTGAACCCAGAAGGGAAAGTTCCTCTGATTAAGTTTGATGAGAAATGGATATCTGATTCTGATGCAATTGTTGGTCTTATTGAAGAGAAGTTTCCTGAACCTTCTCTTTTAACTCCCCCTGAGCTTACTTCTGT GGGGTCAAAGATTTTCCCGAAGTTTATAGCTTTTTTAAAGAGCAAGGACGAGAATGATGGAACAGAGCAAGCTTTAGTTGATGAGTTAAAGGCATTGGATGAACACCTCAAGAATAAT GGACCTTATATTAATGGGGATAAGATCACAGCCGTTGATTTGGGTTTGGCACCAAAGCTCTATCATCTTGAGGTGGCTCTTGGTCATTTTAAGAAATGGACTGTTCCTGAAAGTCTGAATCATGTGCATAACTACATAAAG TTACTCTTTTCTCTACCGTCGTTTGAGAAAACCAAACCTCCTAAAGAAGAATATGTTATTGCTGGTTGGGCTCCAAAGGTTAATGCATGA